In Flammeovirgaceae bacterium 311, one DNA window encodes the following:
- a CDS encoding hypothetical protein (COG2949 Uncharacterized membrane protein), whose protein sequence is MIKDLLKVVLTSVFAVILLLLACNIWVILSTTNQVYTELREVPERNVALVLGTSKRFADGRPNTYFKNRIEAAARLYKEGKVKHLILSGDNRTQYYNEPRDMKAALLEWGIPDSAITLDYAGLRTLDSMVRSKKIFGQEELVVVTQKFHSYRAVFIGDFYDMKTVAYAAEELPFRESVNILFREFLARPMAVLDLYVLRKNPRHLGQREPIGV, encoded by the coding sequence ATGATCAAGGACCTGCTTAAAGTTGTATTAACATCAGTGTTTGCAGTAATCCTATTGCTGTTAGCCTGCAACATCTGGGTAATTCTTTCCACTACCAATCAGGTTTATACTGAATTGCGGGAAGTGCCTGAACGCAATGTTGCACTGGTATTGGGCACCAGCAAGCGTTTTGCTGACGGACGCCCCAATACCTATTTCAAAAACAGGATTGAAGCAGCCGCACGGCTCTATAAGGAAGGGAAGGTAAAGCACCTGATCCTTAGTGGCGATAACCGCACACAGTATTATAACGAGCCACGTGATATGAAAGCAGCACTCTTGGAGTGGGGAATCCCTGATTCTGCCATTACCCTGGATTATGCAGGCCTGCGTACCCTTGATTCGATGGTGCGCAGCAAGAAGATATTTGGACAGGAAGAGTTAGTAGTTGTTACACAAAAATTCCATAGCTACCGGGCAGTGTTCATTGGCGATTTCTATGACATGAAAACTGTTGCCTATGCTGCAGAAGAGCTGCCCTTTCGGGAATCAGTTAATATTCTATTCCGTGAATTCCTGGCCCGGCCCATGGCCGTGCTGGATCTGTACGTACTGCGCAAAAATCCGCGCCACCTGGGCCAGCGAGAGCCTATCGGTGTATAA
- a CDS encoding DNA topoisomerase IV subunit B (COG0187 Type IIA topoisomerase (DNA gyrase/topo II, topoisomerase IV), B subunit): protein MAENTVQYTEDSIRSLDWREHIRMRPGMYIGKLGDGSSPDDGIYVLVKEVVDNSIDEHMMGFGRQINIKITDQRVEVRDYGRGIPLGKVIDCVSKINTGGKYDSGAFQKSVGLNGVGTKAVNALSTYFKVQSFREGRTKAAEFERGVLVKDHKETATNEPNGTLITFEPDNTVFKNYKFIPEYLDNQIWNYAFLNAGLAIHFNGQKFFSKNGLLDLLQRKADEESQRYPIIHLKGEDIEVAITHGNQYGEEYYSFVNGQYTTQGGTHLAAFREALVKTVREFYSKNFEASDVRQAIVSAIAVRVQEPVFESQTKTKLGSLNVSPDGVTMRTFINDFLKKELDDFLHKHPQVADALQKRILQSERERKDIAGIKKLANERAKKANLHNKKLRDCRIHFSDKNDRADDSMIFITEGDSASGSITKSRDVQSQAVFSLRGKPLNCFGLTKKVVYENEEFNLLQHALNIEDGLDELRYRKIIIATDADVDGMHIRLLLLTFFLQFFPDLVRNGHVYILETPLFRVRNKKQTTYCYTDEERQKAIIKLGPKPEITRFKGLGEISPDEFKAFIGEDIRLEPIIMTKDTKIKDILSFFMGKNTMERQNFIIDNLKVEKDEVPAGVDVTTEEESDENTMTPSGTKAKKAKREKAAA, encoded by the coding sequence ATGGCTGAAAATACAGTTCAATATACCGAAGACAGTATCAGGTCGCTCGACTGGCGCGAACACATTCGTATGCGCCCAGGCATGTACATTGGCAAATTAGGTGATGGCTCATCTCCTGATGATGGCATTTATGTGCTGGTAAAGGAGGTAGTGGATAACTCTATCGATGAGCACATGATGGGCTTCGGCCGTCAGATCAATATCAAGATCACAGATCAGCGCGTAGAGGTACGTGACTATGGCCGGGGTATTCCACTGGGCAAGGTGATCGACTGCGTAAGCAAGATCAATACAGGTGGTAAGTACGACAGTGGCGCCTTTCAAAAATCTGTTGGCTTGAACGGTGTAGGTACAAAAGCAGTGAATGCCCTGAGTACCTATTTTAAGGTGCAAAGCTTCCGGGAGGGCCGCACCAAAGCTGCTGAGTTTGAGCGTGGCGTGCTGGTGAAAGACCATAAGGAAACTGCTACCAATGAGCCTAATGGAACCCTTATCACTTTTGAACCGGATAATACTGTATTCAAGAATTATAAGTTTATTCCCGAGTACCTGGATAACCAGATATGGAACTACGCTTTCCTGAATGCAGGACTTGCTATTCATTTCAACGGGCAAAAATTCTTCTCTAAGAACGGTCTGCTGGACCTGCTCCAGCGCAAAGCCGATGAAGAGTCGCAGCGTTACCCCATCATTCACCTGAAGGGAGAAGATATAGAGGTAGCCATTACTCACGGCAACCAGTATGGCGAAGAATACTATAGTTTTGTTAACGGCCAGTACACAACTCAGGGTGGTACTCATCTGGCGGCTTTTCGTGAGGCACTGGTTAAAACAGTACGGGAGTTCTATAGCAAAAACTTTGAGGCTTCAGACGTACGCCAGGCTATTGTATCGGCCATTGCCGTGCGGGTGCAGGAGCCTGTGTTCGAGAGCCAGACCAAAACCAAGTTGGGTTCACTGAATGTATCGCCAGATGGTGTTACCATGCGTACGTTCATCAACGATTTTCTGAAAAAGGAGCTCGACGATTTTCTGCACAAGCACCCACAGGTGGCAGATGCCCTGCAAAAGCGTATTCTGCAAAGCGAACGCGAACGGAAAGACATTGCCGGTATAAAAAAACTGGCCAACGAACGGGCCAAAAAGGCAAACCTGCACAATAAGAAACTGCGCGACTGCCGCATTCACTTCAGCGATAAAAACGACCGGGCCGACGATAGCATGATCTTCATTACAGAAGGTGACTCTGCATCGGGTTCCATTACCAAAAGCCGCGATGTACAGTCGCAGGCAGTATTCAGCTTGCGTGGTAAGCCTTTAAACTGCTTTGGGCTTACCAAAAAAGTGGTGTATGAAAATGAAGAGTTCAACCTGCTGCAGCATGCACTTAATATAGAAGACGGGCTGGATGAATTGCGCTACCGCAAGATCATTATCGCAACCGATGCCGACGTAGATGGTATGCACATTCGCCTGCTGCTGCTTACCTTTTTCCTGCAGTTCTTCCCGGACCTGGTGCGTAATGGACATGTATATATTCTGGAGACGCCGTTATTCAGGGTACGTAACAAGAAACAAACTACTTACTGCTATACCGACGAAGAGCGACAGAAGGCAATTATCAAGCTGGGACCCAAGCCTGAAATAACCCGCTTTAAAGGTTTGGGAGAGATCAGTCCCGATGAGTTTAAAGCCTTTATCGGCGAAGATATTCGCCTGGAGCCCATCATCATGACAAAAGATACTAAGATTAAGGATATACTTAGTTTCTTTATGGGCAAGAATACCATGGAGCGCCAGAACTTCATTATTGACAATTTAAAGGTAGAAAAAGATGAAGTACCAGCGGGTGTGGATGTTACTACTGAAGAGGAGTCGGACGAAAATACAATGACTCCCTCAGGCACCAAAGCAAAAAAAGCCAAACGAGAAAAAGCAGCTGCTTAA
- a CDS encoding DNA topoisomerase IV subunit A (COG0188 Type IIA topoisomerase (DNA gyrase/topo II, topoisomerase IV), A subunit) translates to MDNELEQHNDETIHNVEHVDGMYRNWFLDYSSYVILERAVPAIEDGFKPVQRRIMHAMREMDDGRYNKVANIIGQTMQYHPHGDASIADATVNMGQKDLLIDTQGNWGDVRTGDSAAAARYIEARPSKLALEILYNPQTTRWQLSYDGRKKEPVTLPVKFPLLLAQGVEGIAVGLCTKVLPHNFIELIDASIDILRGKSISIFPDFPTGGHADFSEYNEGRRGGKVRVRAKIEEQDKKTLLIKEIPFGTTTTSLIESIIKANDKGKIKIKKLIDNTAAEVEIEVHLAPGQSPDVAIDALYAFTDCEVSISPNACVIVEEKPRFMSVNDILAYNTQQTVDLLTRELEIRRDELLEKILFSSLEKIFIENRIYRDIEEATTWEEVIHRIDLGLEPYKKDFYRVITEEDIVRLTEIKIKRISKFDSFKADELMKRLQEELAETEHNLANIVDYTIAYYRNLKQKFGKGRERKTEIRNFDNIQAAQVAANNAKLYVNRAEGFIGYGLKKDEFVCECSDIDDIIVFKRDGGYVIQKIQDKAFVGKDIIHVGVFRKNDERMVYNAIYVDGGSGRAMVKRFQVLGITRDKEYDVTKGGKGSKLLYFTANPNGEAEVVTVYLTAASKAKIKVFDFDFATQEIKGRGAGGNILTKYPVRRVQLKREGVSTLGGLEVYYDDSVGRINTDGRGKQLGSFHGEERILVIYKNGNYELTNYELTNRYDFENLLLIEKFNPDKVISAVYYDGNSKSWFVKRFKIETSTVDKQFSFISEARSSYVAVVSSESQPQIEVEYSEKANQKEKALFDVDVLAELRGWKAMGNKLNLGKIKGVKLISSNGKSEKEQLGLF, encoded by the coding sequence ATGGATAACGAACTGGAGCAACATAACGACGAAACCATCCATAATGTAGAGCATGTGGATGGGATGTACCGAAACTGGTTTCTGGATTACTCCAGCTATGTAATTCTGGAGCGGGCCGTACCTGCCATTGAAGATGGTTTTAAGCCGGTACAGCGCCGCATTATGCATGCCATGCGTGAGATGGACGATGGCCGCTATAATAAAGTTGCGAATATCATTGGGCAAACCATGCAGTATCACCCGCATGGTGATGCCTCCATTGCCGATGCTACCGTAAATATGGGCCAGAAGGACCTGCTCATCGACACCCAGGGTAACTGGGGTGATGTGCGCACCGGCGACAGTGCTGCGGCAGCCCGTTATATAGAGGCACGTCCCAGCAAACTGGCTCTGGAGATCCTGTACAACCCACAGACAACCCGCTGGCAGCTTAGCTACGATGGTCGTAAAAAAGAACCGGTAACACTGCCGGTTAAGTTTCCGCTGCTGCTGGCACAGGGCGTAGAAGGTATTGCCGTTGGTTTATGCACCAAGGTGCTGCCGCACAACTTCATTGAGCTGATCGATGCTTCCATTGATATACTGCGCGGCAAGAGTATCAGTATTTTTCCTGATTTTCCTACCGGAGGTCATGCCGATTTCAGTGAGTACAACGAAGGCAGGCGTGGAGGTAAAGTACGCGTACGCGCTAAAATTGAGGAACAGGACAAGAAAACACTGCTGATCAAGGAAATACCCTTTGGTACCACCACCACCAGCCTTATTGAATCTATCATCAAGGCAAATGATAAGGGTAAGATCAAGATCAAGAAGCTGATCGATAATACTGCAGCCGAGGTAGAAATAGAGGTTCATCTGGCACCGGGGCAGTCGCCCGATGTAGCCATAGATGCGCTCTATGCCTTTACCGACTGTGAGGTTAGCATCAGCCCCAATGCCTGCGTGATTGTGGAGGAGAAGCCACGCTTTATGAGCGTGAACGATATTCTTGCCTATAACACCCAGCAAACGGTTGATCTGCTTACGCGGGAACTGGAGATCAGGCGCGATGAGTTGCTGGAAAAAATTCTCTTTAGCTCATTGGAGAAGATCTTTATTGAAAACCGTATATACCGTGATATAGAGGAAGCCACTACCTGGGAAGAGGTTATCCATCGTATAGACCTTGGGCTGGAGCCATATAAGAAAGACTTTTACCGTGTAATAACGGAAGAGGATATTGTGCGCCTGACGGAAATCAAGATTAAACGCATCTCCAAATTCGACAGCTTTAAGGCAGATGAGCTGATGAAACGTTTGCAGGAGGAGCTGGCCGAAACCGAGCACAACCTGGCTAATATTGTAGATTACACCATTGCCTATTACAGGAACCTGAAGCAAAAGTTTGGCAAGGGCAGAGAGCGTAAAACTGAAATTCGAAATTTCGACAACATACAGGCCGCACAGGTAGCTGCTAACAATGCAAAACTGTATGTTAACCGTGCCGAAGGTTTTATCGGCTATGGCCTGAAGAAAGATGAATTTGTTTGTGAGTGTTCCGATATAGATGACATCATCGTCTTTAAGCGTGATGGTGGCTATGTGATCCAGAAAATTCAGGACAAAGCCTTTGTGGGCAAAGACATCATACACGTAGGCGTGTTCCGCAAAAACGATGAGCGAATGGTGTACAATGCCATTTATGTAGATGGCGGAAGTGGCCGGGCCATGGTAAAGCGCTTTCAGGTGCTGGGCATTACGCGCGATAAAGAGTATGATGTTACCAAAGGGGGCAAAGGTTCTAAGCTGCTCTACTTTACGGCTAACCCCAATGGCGAGGCCGAGGTGGTCACGGTGTATTTAACAGCAGCCAGCAAGGCCAAGATCAAGGTATTTGATTTCGATTTTGCCACACAGGAAATAAAAGGTCGTGGTGCAGGCGGTAATATTCTGACAAAATATCCTGTGCGGCGGGTGCAGCTGAAACGCGAGGGTGTATCTACCCTGGGCGGGCTTGAAGTTTATTACGATGATTCCGTAGGCCGCATTAATACCGATGGCCGCGGCAAACAGCTGGGTTCTTTCCATGGCGAAGAGCGCATTCTGGTAATCTACAAAAATGGCAATTACGAGCTTACCAATTATGAGCTTACCAACCGTTATGATTTTGAGAACCTGCTTCTGATCGAAAAATTCAATCCTGACAAGGTTATTTCGGCCGTTTATTACGATGGTAACAGCAAGAGCTGGTTTGTAAAGCGATTTAAGATTGAGACCTCTACGGTAGACAAGCAGTTTAGCTTTATCAGCGAAGCCAGGAGTTCATATGTAGCGGTGGTCAGCAGTGAATCGCAGCCTCAAATTGAGGTGGAGTATTCAGAAAAAGCCAATCAGAAAGAAAAAGCCTTATTTGATGTAGATGTGCTTGCCGAATTACGTGGCTGGAAAGCTATGGGCAATAAGCTGAACCTGGGTAAAATCAAAGGGGTAAAACTTATCTCCTCCAATGGCAAGAGCGAAAAGGAACAATTAGGCTTGTTCTGA
- a CDS encoding tRNA/rRNA methyltransferase SpoU (COG0566 rRNA methylases) — protein sequence MDRNIRTELSQVLGNVVSENKKRLIETALENRTRYLTVVLENIQKPHNASAVLRTVECLGMQDFYFIEQHKEYEANPGIVKGAIKWVDVYRYGENESNNTAVCLQALKDKGYAIAVTSPHTEGYYPEQLPIDRPVALVFGNEQEGVSSTALENADYYVRIPMWGFTESYNLSVSAAMCTYTLMQRIRLSENKWQLSEEETEELRLQWYRTLVKRANIIESEFKRNHDQGPA from the coding sequence ATGGACCGTAACATCAGAACGGAACTAAGCCAGGTACTGGGGAATGTAGTGTCAGAAAACAAGAAAAGGCTTATCGAAACTGCCCTGGAAAACCGCACCCGATATTTAACCGTTGTACTCGAAAATATACAGAAGCCCCACAATGCGAGTGCTGTGTTACGTACGGTGGAGTGTTTGGGCATGCAGGATTTCTATTTTATTGAGCAGCATAAGGAATACGAGGCAAACCCGGGCATTGTAAAGGGAGCCATCAAGTGGGTGGATGTTTACCGTTACGGGGAAAACGAGTCCAATAACACGGCTGTCTGCCTTCAGGCGCTGAAGGATAAAGGCTATGCCATAGCAGTTACCTCTCCGCATACAGAGGGTTATTATCCGGAACAACTACCCATTGACAGACCGGTAGCGCTGGTGTTTGGCAATGAGCAGGAGGGGGTAAGCAGCACTGCACTGGAAAATGCCGATTATTATGTACGTATACCCATGTGGGGATTTACTGAAAGTTATAATCTAAGCGTAAGTGCAGCCATGTGTACCTATACGCTTATGCAGCGCATCAGGCTTAGCGAAAATAAATGGCAATTGAGTGAGGAGGAAACTGAGGAACTACGTTTACAGTGGTACCGTACACTTGTAAAACGTGCGAACATCATAGAAAGCGAATTCAAGCGCAACCATGATCAAGGACCTGCTTAA